The proteins below are encoded in one region of Roseovarius bejariae:
- the dapD gene encoding 2,3,4,5-tetrahydropyridine-2,6-dicarboxylate N-succinyltransferase has product MSNAELETAIEAAWEIRDTITPSTGGETRDAIEDTLNALDSGKLRVAERQENGDWHVNQWAKKAVLLGFRIKDMEQHDNGPQGGGWWDKVDSKFKGWGDNQWRAAGFRAVPNCVVRKSAYIAPGVVLMPSFVNLGAYVDEGTMVDTWATVGSCAQIGKNVHLSGGVGIGGVLEPMQAGPTIIEDNCFIGARSEVVEGCIVREGSVLGMGVYIGKSTKIVDRETGEVFMGEVPPYSVVVSGSMPTKNNLNLYCAVIVKRVDAQTRSKTGINELLRD; this is encoded by the coding sequence ATGTCCAACGCAGAGCTTGAAACCGCCATCGAGGCCGCATGGGAAATCCGTGACACCATCACGCCCAGCACCGGCGGCGAAACCCGCGACGCCATCGAAGATACCCTGAACGCGCTCGACAGCGGCAAACTTCGTGTCGCCGAGCGGCAGGAGAATGGCGATTGGCACGTCAACCAGTGGGCCAAGAAAGCCGTGCTTCTGGGGTTCCGCATCAAGGATATGGAACAGCACGACAACGGCCCGCAAGGCGGCGGCTGGTGGGACAAGGTCGATAGCAAATTCAAGGGCTGGGGCGACAACCAGTGGCGCGCCGCCGGCTTCCGTGCCGTGCCCAACTGTGTCGTGCGCAAGTCGGCTTATATCGCCCCCGGTGTGGTGCTGATGCCCAGCTTCGTGAACCTTGGCGCTTATGTCGATGAGGGCACCATGGTCGATACATGGGCCACCGTCGGCTCCTGCGCGCAGATCGGCAAGAATGTCCACCTTTCCGGCGGCGTCGGCATTGGCGGCGTGCTGGAGCCGATGCAGGCGGGCCCGACGATCATCGAGGACAACTGTTTCATCGGCGCACGCTCCGAGGTGGTCGAAGGCTGCATCGTGCGCGAAGGCTCGGTCCTCGGCATGGGGGTCTATATCGGTAAATCCACCAAGATCGTCGACCGCGAAACCGGCGAGGTCTTCATGGGCGAAGTGCCGCCCTATTCGGTGGTGGTCTCCGGCTCCATGCCGACCAAGAATAACCTCAACCTCTACTGCGCGGTGATCGTGAAACGCGTGGATGCACAAACCCGCTCGAAAACCGGCATCAACGAGTTGCTGCGCGACTAG
- a CDS encoding EAL domain-containing protein — MGQKRKWANIPTGYDSPLNYAISARDRSVIDMVDQAVRHKQVMLAYQAVVPTGHESRPAFYEGLIRVMDETGRVIPACDFINEIETMETGRVIDCLALEKGLRTLQDYPDLRLSVNMSARSIGYPRWNRILKRGLGKDPTIAERLILEITESSAMLVPDLVVGFMDDLQKKGISFALDDFGAGFTSFRYLKDFYFDILKIDGQFIRGIATNPDNQVLTAALKSIAEQFDMVTIAESVEHPQDAAYLSAIGIECMQGYYFGAPTIHPPWLDAALGQESA, encoded by the coding sequence ATGGGGCAGAAACGCAAATGGGCGAATATCCCGACCGGGTACGACAGCCCGCTGAACTATGCCATCAGCGCGCGGGACCGGTCGGTCATCGACATGGTGGATCAAGCGGTGCGTCACAAACAAGTGATGCTGGCCTATCAGGCCGTTGTGCCCACCGGGCACGAATCGCGACCCGCCTTTTACGAAGGTTTGATTCGGGTAATGGATGAAACCGGGCGGGTGATCCCCGCCTGCGACTTCATCAATGAAATAGAAACCATGGAAACAGGGCGTGTCATTGATTGCCTCGCCCTGGAAAAGGGCCTTAGGACATTGCAGGATTACCCCGATCTTCGGTTGTCGGTAAATATGTCGGCGCGCTCCATCGGATACCCGCGCTGGAATCGCATCCTCAAGCGTGGGCTCGGAAAGGACCCCACAATCGCAGAGCGGCTGATTCTGGAGATCACTGAAAGCTCGGCCATGTTGGTGCCCGATCTGGTCGTGGGCTTCATGGACGACCTTCAAAAAAAGGGAATCAGCTTTGCACTGGATGATTTCGGCGCCGGGTTTACATCCTTCCGCTATCTGAAAGATTTTTATTTCGACATTCTCAAGATCGACGGCCAATTCATTCGCGGCATTGCGACCAATCCCGATAATCAGGTCCTGACCGCCGCGCTGAAGTCCATCGCTGAACAATTCGACATGGTAACCATAGCCGAAAGTGTCGAACATCCGCAGGATGCGGCCTATCTTTCGGCCATCGGAATCGAGTGTATGCAGGGATACTATTTCGGCGCACCCACCATCCACCCACCGTGGCTCGATGCAGCACTCGGGCAGGAGTCCGCCTGA
- a CDS encoding DNA-3-methyladenine glycosylase I yields MERCGWAGDDPLYHAYHDDEWGVPEFDSRALWEKLILEGYQAGLSWITILRKRDSFREAFQGFDPNVIATWGAAEVEELLQNPGIVRHRGKVEATITNARVWQGIEAKEGFARYLWSYVDYSPIQTDWSALSQVPAQTEISQAISKDLKKKGFKFCGPTITYAFMQAAGLVNDHLTTCPCHKPVAEMGQKSASV; encoded by the coding sequence ATGGAGCGCTGTGGCTGGGCCGGGGATGACCCGCTGTATCATGCCTATCACGATGACGAGTGGGGCGTGCCCGAGTTTGACAGCCGCGCCCTGTGGGAGAAGCTGATCCTTGAAGGTTATCAGGCCGGGCTCAGTTGGATCACCATCCTCCGCAAGCGCGATAGTTTTCGTGAGGCTTTTCAAGGGTTTGATCCAAATGTAATCGCCACTTGGGGTGCGGCGGAAGTTGAGGAATTACTACAAAACCCGGGTATCGTCAGGCACCGTGGGAAGGTGGAGGCGACGATCACGAATGCCCGGGTCTGGCAAGGGATTGAGGCCAAGGAGGGCTTTGCCCGTTACCTTTGGTCTTACGTTGATTACAGCCCCATCCAGACCGATTGGAGCGCGCTGTCGCAGGTTCCAGCCCAAACGGAAATTTCCCAAGCAATTTCAAAGGATTTGAAGAAAAAGGGGTTCAAGTTCTGCGGGCCGACGATCACTTATGCCTTCATGCAGGCGGCAGGGTTGGTGAATGACCATCTGACCACGTGCCCCTGCCACAAACCCGTGGCCGAAATGGGCCAAAAATCCGCGTCGGTATAA
- a CDS encoding gamma-glutamyl-gamma-aminobutyrate hydrolase family protein has protein sequence MTKPLIGVTTSRRSGWRIFPLIAFNVWMAGGRAVRWVDGREADVTDVDGVIIGGGDDISPDLYGGELVRSARLDPGRDALERGLVHEAFDAGKPVLGICRGSQMINVALGGSLHQDAYGIYKESDRLRTILPRKEIHIQPGTHLAELSGTEPMRINALHSQSVDCLGEGLRVAARDRGGMVQAIERARAPFVLGVQWHPEHLFYAHRQQALFKALVAAAADERAISPTLG, from the coding sequence ATGACCAAACCGCTTATCGGGGTGACCACGTCGCGCCGCTCGGGCTGGCGAATTTTTCCGCTGATCGCGTTCAATGTCTGGATGGCGGGCGGGCGCGCGGTGCGCTGGGTCGATGGGCGCGAGGCTGATGTGACTGATGTCGATGGGGTGATCATCGGCGGTGGCGATGATATTTCCCCTGATTTGTATGGCGGGGAGCTGGTGCGCAGTGCGCGGTTGGATCCGGGGCGCGACGCGCTGGAGCGGGGGTTGGTGCATGAGGCCTTTGATGCGGGCAAGCCCGTGCTTGGGATTTGCCGGGGCAGTCAGATGATCAACGTGGCATTGGGCGGGAGCCTGCATCAGGATGCTTACGGCATCTATAAGGAGAGTGACCGCCTGCGCACGATCCTGCCGCGCAAAGAGATCCATATTCAACCCGGGACGCATCTGGCCGAGTTGTCCGGGACCGAGCCGATGCGCATAAATGCCTTGCATAGTCAGTCGGTGGATTGCCTGGGGGAAGGTTTGAGGGTCGCGGCGAGAGACCGCGGAGGTATGGTACAGGCTATCGAGCGGGCCCGCGCGCCCTTTGTTCTGGGCGTACAATGGCACCCCGAGCATTTGTTTTACGCGCACCGCCAGCAGGCGCTATTCAAGGCGCTTGTGGCGGCTGCGGCGGATGAAAGGGCGATATCGCCTACCCTTGGTTGA
- a CDS encoding TIGR00730 family Rossman fold protein codes for MKDERNSQFRDAHSDRSTAEQIPDTPQTRAPAYRLAFADPDFLCRDELRPVRLQLELLKPEMILNERGIESTVVLFGGARIPEPSKKNTARTETLAGLSSYYDEAREFARLMTMKSMDTYGREYVIATGGGPGVMEAGNRGAADAGGSSIGLNIVLPHEQAPNEYVTPGLCFNFHYFGIRKMHFLMRAKAVCCFPGGFGTLDELFEALTLIQTDRMNPVPFLLFGEPFWRKIINWEALAEAGTISEDDLKLFRFVETAQEAVQIIDDWHAEEE; via the coding sequence ATGAAAGACGAACGCAACAGTCAGTTCCGAGACGCCCATTCCGATCGCAGTACCGCGGAACAGATTCCCGACACCCCGCAGACCCGCGCGCCCGCCTATCGGCTGGCCTTTGCAGACCCGGATTTCCTGTGCCGGGATGAGTTGCGGCCCGTGCGGTTGCAACTGGAGCTTTTGAAGCCCGAGATGATCCTCAATGAACGCGGCATTGAAAGCACCGTGGTCCTGTTCGGCGGGGCACGCATCCCCGAGCCGTCGAAAAAGAACACGGCGCGCACCGAAACGCTGGCCGGGCTTTCGAGTTACTATGACGAGGCACGCGAGTTCGCCCGGCTGATGACGATGAAATCCATGGACACCTACGGGCGCGAATACGTCATCGCCACGGGCGGAGGGCCGGGCGTGATGGAGGCGGGCAACCGCGGCGCGGCAGATGCCGGAGGATCGTCCATCGGACTCAACATCGTACTCCCGCACGAACAGGCGCCGAACGAATATGTCACCCCGGGGCTATGCTTCAACTTTCACTATTTCGGCATCCGCAAGATGCATTTCCTGATGCGCGCCAAGGCGGTGTGCTGTTTCCCCGGGGGCTTCGGCACATTGGACGAGTTGTTCGAGGCACTGACGTTGATCCAGACCGACCGGATGAACCCGGTGCCCTTTCTACTCTTCGGCGAACCCTTCTGGCGCAAGATCATCAACTGGGAGGCACTGGCCGAGGCTGGAACGATTTCGGAAGACGACCTCAAGCTGTTCCGCTTTGTCGAAACCGCACAAGAGGCCGTGCAGATCATCGACGACTGGCACGCCGAAGAAGAGTAA
- a CDS encoding S-methyl-5'-thioadenosine phosphorylase, which yields MQTKIGVIGGSGVYEIEGLADAEWVTVETPWGAPSDQILTGTLDGVPMAFLPRHGRGHVHTPTSVPYRANIDALKRLGVTDVISVSACGSFRHEMAPGDFVIVDQFIDRTFAREKSFFGPGCVGHVSVAHPTCPRLGEACEASAKAAGINVHRGGTYLAMEGPQFSTLAESKMYREHWGADVIGMTNMPEAKLAREAELCYASVAMVTDYDSWHPDHGEVDVSDIIATLTGNAAKARALVAGLPGLLGVERAPCPHGCDRALEFAILTAPEKRDPALLAKLDAVAGRVL from the coding sequence ATGCAAACCAAGATCGGGGTGATTGGCGGCTCGGGTGTTTATGAGATCGAGGGGCTGGCTGATGCCGAATGGGTCACCGTCGAAACCCCTTGGGGCGCCCCATCGGATCAGATCCTGACTGGCACGCTAGATGGCGTGCCGATGGCCTTTCTGCCCCGCCACGGGCGCGGGCATGTGCATACACCCACCTCTGTTCCCTACCGCGCCAATATCGACGCGCTGAAACGCCTTGGTGTGACCGATGTGATCAGCGTCAGCGCTTGCGGGTCGTTCCGGCATGAAATGGCGCCGGGTGACTTTGTCATCGTGGATCAGTTCATCGACCGCACCTTCGCGCGCGAAAAATCCTTTTTCGGCCCCGGTTGCGTGGGGCATGTGAGCGTCGCGCATCCCACCTGCCCGCGTCTGGGGGAGGCGTGCGAGGCTTCGGCCAAAGCGGCGGGCATAAACGTGCATCGCGGCGGCACATACCTTGCGATGGAAGGGCCACAGTTCTCCACCTTGGCGGAATCGAAGATGTACCGCGAACACTGGGGCGCGGATGTGATCGGCATGACCAACATGCCCGAGGCCAAGCTCGCCCGCGAGGCCGAGCTTTGCTATGCCAGCGTGGCGATGGTCACCGATTACGACAGTTGGCACCCCGACCATGGCGAAGTGGACGTCTCGGACATTATCGCGACACTGACCGGCAATGCCGCCAAGGCCCGCGCGCTGGTGGCCGGTTTGCCGGGGCTTTTGGGCGTCGAACGCGCGCCTTGCCCGCATGGCTGCGACCGGGCGCTGGAGTTCGCCATTCTCACCGCCCCTGAGAAACGCGACCCTGCCCTTTTGGCCAAGCTGGATGCGGTGGCGGGCCGGGTGTTGTAA
- the rlmN gene encoding 23S rRNA (adenine(2503)-C(2))-methyltransferase RlmN: MTETTAPITQDVMTIPRKLPDGSMNIVGLTREALREVLIENGTPEKQAKMRVNQIWQWVYQWGVRDFAEMTNLSKAYRAELAENFVIEIPEMVSKQVSADGTRKYLARIAGGHEVEVVYIPEADRGTLCISSQVGCTLTCSFCHTGTQKLVRNLTAGEIIGQVMMARDDLGEWPEPGQGTGENGPRLLSNIVLMGMGEPLYNFENVRDAMRIAMDGEGISLSRRRITLSTSGVVPEIAKTAEEIGCMLAVSFHATTDEVRDKLVPINKKWNIETLLDALREYPKASNSERITFEYVMLKDVNDSDEDARRLVQLIKGIPAKINLIPFNEWPGAPHQRSDWDRIEAFADIVYKAGYASPIRTPRGEDIMAACGQLKSASERAKKSRRQIEAEAGLS, encoded by the coding sequence ATGACCGAGACCACCGCCCCGATCACGCAGGACGTGATGACCATTCCCCGCAAGCTTCCCGATGGGTCGATGAATATCGTCGGCCTGACGCGCGAGGCGCTGCGCGAGGTGTTGATCGAAAACGGCACCCCGGAAAAGCAGGCCAAGATGCGCGTCAATCAGATCTGGCAGTGGGTTTACCAGTGGGGCGTGCGCGATTTCGCCGAGATGACGAACCTCAGCAAGGCCTATCGTGCGGAACTGGCCGAGAACTTCGTGATCGAAATTCCCGAAATGGTCAGCAAACAGGTGAGTGCCGATGGCACCCGCAAGTACCTTGCGCGGATCGCGGGCGGCCATGAGGTCGAGGTGGTCTATATCCCCGAGGCGGATCGCGGGACGCTGTGTATTTCAAGCCAAGTTGGCTGCACCCTGACCTGTTCGTTCTGCCATACCGGTACGCAGAAATTGGTGCGCAACCTGACCGCCGGGGAAATCATAGGCCAAGTGATGATGGCGCGCGACGATCTGGGCGAATGGCCCGAGCCGGGGCAGGGCACCGGCGAAAACGGCCCGCGCCTTTTGTCGAACATCGTGCTGATGGGCATGGGCGAGCCGCTTTATAATTTCGAGAACGTCCGCGACGCGATGAGGATCGCCATGGATGGCGAGGGGATCAGCCTCAGCCGTCGTAGGATTACGCTCTCGACCAGCGGGGTCGTGCCCGAAATCGCCAAGACCGCCGAGGAAATTGGCTGTATGCTGGCGGTCAGCTTTCATGCCACCACCGACGAGGTGCGCGACAAGCTGGTGCCGATTAACAAGAAATGGAACATCGAAACGCTTCTGGATGCGCTGCGCGAGTATCCCAAGGCCAGCAACTCGGAACGGATCACCTTTGAATACGTGATGTTGAAGGACGTGAACGACAGCGATGAGGATGCCCGCCGCCTTGTGCAACTGATCAAGGGCATTCCGGCCAAGATCAACCTGATCCCGTTCAACGAATGGCCCGGTGCCCCGCATCAGCGCAGCGATTGGGATCGGATCGAAGCCTTTGCCGATATCGTCTACAAGGCCGGGTATGCCAGCCCCATCCGCACCCCGCGCGGCGAGGATATCATGGCCGCCTGCGGGCAGCTGAAATCGGCCAGCGAGCGCGCCAAGAAAAGCCGCCGCCAAATCGAGGCCGAGGCCGGGTTGAGCTGA
- a CDS encoding acetyl-CoA C-acetyltransferase — translation MTNVIIASAARTAVGSFCGSFANTPAHDLGAAVLEAVVERAGIDKSEVSETILGQVLTAAQGQNPARQAHINAGLPQESAAWSINQVCGSGLRSVALGAQHIQLGDADIVAAGGQENMTLSPHAANLRAGHKMGDMKYIDTMIRDGLWDAFNGYHMGQTAENVAEKWQISRDQQDEFALASQNKAEAAQKAGKFDDEVIPFTIKTRKGDIVVDKDEYIRHGAVIEAMQKMRPAFTKDGSVTAANASGLNDGAAGVLLMSADNAEKRGITPLARIASYATAGLDPSIMGVGPIHASRKALEKAGWSVDDLDLVEANEAFAAQACAVNKDMGWDPAIVNVNGGAIAIGHPIGASGCRILNTLLFEMQRRDAKKGLATLCIGGGMGVAMCLERP, via the coding sequence ATGACCAACGTAATTATCGCATCCGCAGCGCGCACTGCTGTCGGGTCATTCTGCGGCTCTTTCGCGAACACCCCGGCACATGATCTTGGCGCAGCCGTTCTTGAGGCCGTGGTAGAGCGTGCAGGGATCGACAAATCGGAAGTTTCCGAAACCATCCTCGGTCAGGTTTTGACAGCCGCGCAAGGCCAAAACCCTGCCCGTCAGGCCCATATCAACGCTGGCCTGCCGCAGGAATCAGCGGCTTGGAGCATCAACCAGGTCTGTGGATCGGGTCTGCGCTCGGTCGCTCTGGGCGCTCAGCACATCCAACTGGGCGACGCTGATATCGTCGCTGCGGGCGGTCAGGAAAACATGACGCTCAGCCCCCATGCCGCAAACCTGCGCGCTGGCCACAAAATGGGCGACATGAAATATATCGACACCATGATCCGCGATGGCCTCTGGGATGCCTTCAACGGCTACCATATGGGTCAGACAGCCGAGAACGTTGCCGAAAAATGGCAAATCAGTCGCGATCAACAAGACGAATTCGCGCTGGCCTCGCAAAACAAGGCCGAGGCCGCACAAAAGGCCGGGAAATTCGACGATGAGGTGATCCCCTTCACCATCAAAACCCGCAAGGGCGACATCGTGGTCGACAAGGATGAATACATCCGCCACGGCGCCGTTATCGAAGCCATGCAGAAAATGCGCCCCGCCTTCACCAAGGACGGCTCGGTCACCGCGGCCAACGCCAGTGGCCTGAACGACGGCGCCGCCGGCGTTCTGCTGATGAGCGCGGACAACGCCGAAAAGCGTGGCATCACCCCGCTTGCGCGCATCGCCTCCTACGCCACGGCAGGTCTGGATCCGTCGATCATGGGCGTCGGCCCGATCCACGCCAGCCGCAAAGCGCTGGAAAAAGCCGGCTGGTCGGTTGACGATCTGGACCTTGTGGAAGCCAACGAAGCCTTCGCGGCACAGGCCTGTGCCGTGAACAAGGACATGGGCTGGGATCCTGCAATCGTGAACGTGAACGGCGGCGCCATCGCCATCGGTCACCCGATCGGCGCCTCGGGCTGCCGTATCCTCAACACCCTGTTGTTTGAAATGCAGCGCCGCGACGCCAAGAAGGGCCTTGCCACGCTCTGCATTGGCGGCGGTATGGGCGTGGCCATGTGCCTTGAGCGTCCGTAA
- a CDS encoding adenine phosphoribosyltransferase, which translates to MPASTSVKDYIRTIVDFPKEGIMFRDVTTLFADPRGFRMAIDQLLHPYAGVRFDKVVGLEARGFILGGAVAHQLSAGFVPIRKKGKLPGAVISEDYQLEYGEAVVEIHDDAIQPGEKILVVDDLLATGGTAEAGIKLIERLGGEIIGCAFVIDLPDLGGRAKLEALGMDVHALCAYEGE; encoded by the coding sequence ATGCCCGCCAGTACATCGGTCAAGGATTACATCCGCACCATCGTCGATTTCCCGAAAGAAGGGATCATGTTCCGCGATGTCACCACGCTGTTTGCCGATCCCCGCGGCTTTCGCATGGCCATCGACCAGTTGCTGCACCCCTATGCCGGGGTGCGGTTCGACAAGGTCGTGGGGCTTGAGGCGCGCGGCTTCATCCTTGGCGGCGCGGTGGCGCATCAGTTGTCAGCGGGCTTCGTGCCGATCCGCAAGAAGGGCAAGTTGCCCGGGGCGGTGATTTCCGAGGATTACCAGTTGGAATATGGCGAGGCGGTGGTGGAAATCCACGACGACGCCATCCAACCGGGCGAGAAAATCCTTGTGGTCGATGACCTTCTGGCCACCGGCGGCACCGCCGAGGCGGGGATCAAGCTGATCGAGCGGCTGGGCGGTGAGATCATCGGTTGCGCTTTCGTGATCGACCTGCCCGATCTGGGCGGGCGCGCGAAACTTGAGGCACTGGGCATGGATGTGCATGCGCTTTGCGCCTACGAGGGAGAGTAA
- a CDS encoding rhodanese-like domain-containing protein, which translates to MKRASDMVAEANEVIDHAPAAEMVSLHDQDGVTFVDLRDPRELEREGMIPGAFHCPRGMLEFWIDPESPYAKTQFQSGNRFVFYCASGWRSALSARVAQDMGLPNVSHIDDGFSGWKKAGGPLGERPKKG; encoded by the coding sequence ATGAAACGCGCGAGTGACATGGTGGCCGAAGCCAATGAGGTGATCGACCACGCCCCGGCAGCCGAGATGGTATCGTTACACGATCAAGACGGGGTAACCTTTGTCGATCTGCGCGACCCGCGTGAGTTGGAGCGCGAGGGGATGATCCCCGGGGCCTTCCATTGCCCCCGCGGGATGCTGGAATTCTGGATCGACCCCGAAAGCCCCTATGCCAAAACGCAATTTCAAAGCGGCAATCGCTTCGTCTTCTACTGCGCATCGGGTTGGCGTTCAGCCTTGTCGGCAAGGGTGGCCCAAGACATGGGGCTGCCGAACGTTAGTCACATCGACGATGGGTTTTCCGGGTGGAAAAAAGCAGGCGGCCCCTTAGGAGAACGGCCCAAAAAGGGCTGA
- a CDS encoding amidoligase family protein has product MRDFPPLPQPADHEGQPRKVGVEIEFGGLNEAEAARLCANHLGGEATQTDSHIWKVNNTRIGTLEVYLDIFLRNATQSKLRDLALDLGREVVPVEIVSEPLERDGLQKLDGLREVLRKAGALGSGAGWTFGFGVHLNVQIASGCDADIVRPLLAYALIEDWMRNANPIDESRRILPFTDPYPTDFVRDLIALGPDAPVSEVRETYLHHNPTRNRGLDMLPIFAERAPERVEAVVSGKLSARPTFHFRLPDCLIDDEDWSLSDEWQRWLIVERVAQDAGVLARLGKAWEDDHGMITISRQSWARRCGEILHEAGLDKAGA; this is encoded by the coding sequence ATGCGTGACTTTCCCCCTTTGCCTCAACCTGCCGACCACGAGGGCCAACCTCGCAAGGTCGGTGTGGAGATCGAGTTTGGCGGGCTGAACGAGGCGGAGGCGGCGCGCCTGTGTGCCAATCATTTGGGCGGAGAGGCCACCCAGACCGACAGCCACATCTGGAAGGTCAACAACACCAGAATAGGCACGCTTGAGGTTTATCTGGATATTTTCCTGCGCAACGCCACGCAGAGCAAGCTGCGCGATCTGGCGCTTGATCTGGGGCGCGAGGTGGTGCCGGTGGAAATCGTTTCCGAGCCTTTGGAGCGCGATGGCCTGCAAAAGCTGGATGGATTGCGAGAGGTCCTGCGCAAGGCTGGTGCGCTGGGCAGCGGGGCAGGTTGGACTTTTGGGTTTGGCGTGCACCTGAACGTGCAGATCGCCTCGGGTTGTGATGCCGATATTGTGCGCCCGCTTCTGGCTTATGCCCTGATCGAGGACTGGATGCGTAACGCCAACCCGATTGACGAGTCGCGCCGCATTCTGCCGTTTACCGACCCTTACCCGACCGACTTCGTGCGCGACCTGATCGCGCTTGGGCCAGATGCCCCTGTCAGCGAGGTGAGAGAGACCTACCTTCATCACAATCCGACACGAAACAGGGGGTTGGATATGTTGCCCATTTTTGCCGAACGTGCGCCTGAGCGGGTCGAGGCCGTGGTCTCGGGCAAGCTTTCGGCGCGGCCCACCTTTCATTTCCGCCTGCCCGATTGCTTGATCGATGATGAGGATTGGTCGCTGTCCGATGAATGGCAGCGGTGGTTGATCGTGGAGCGGGTGGCGCAGGATGCCGGGGTGTTGGCCCGTCTGGGCAAGGCGTGGGAAGACGACCACGGGATGATCACCATTTCGCGACAAAGCTGGGCGCGGCGCTGTGGTGAGATCCTGCACGAAGCCGGGCTGGACAAGGCCGGGGCATGA
- a CDS encoding threonine/serine dehydratase: MPPKDEISAARDRIAPYVRRTPISELRGFGLSYPVEMKFEQMQHTGSFKARGAFNTLLSQEVPEGGVVAASGGNHGAAVAYAAARLGHRARIYVPEIAGPAKMELIRSTGAELQVVKGAYAEAAARAAEWREATGAMEIHAYDAPTTVEGQGTCIAEWEDQGLQADTVLIAVGGGGLIAGALGWLSGARKVVAVEPERACALNAALVAGAPVDVEVAGVAANSLGARRIGQICFDLAQVQGIERVTVRDRNITLAQEALWREARQLVEPAGATALAALMSGAYKPEKDERVAVLICGGNVAPDPLAS; encoded by the coding sequence ATGCCCCCCAAAGATGAGATTTCTGCCGCCCGTGATCGGATCGCGCCATATGTGCGGCGTACACCGATCAGTGAACTCAGGGGATTTGGCCTGTCATACCCCGTCGAAATGAAATTCGAGCAGATGCAACATACCGGCAGTTTCAAAGCGCGTGGGGCGTTCAATACACTGCTGTCACAGGAGGTCCCCGAGGGGGGCGTCGTGGCGGCCTCGGGGGGCAATCACGGGGCTGCGGTGGCCTATGCCGCGGCCAGGCTGGGCCATCGGGCGCGCATTTACGTCCCCGAGATCGCAGGCCCTGCCAAGATGGAGTTGATCCGCTCGACCGGGGCGGAATTGCAGGTGGTCAAAGGGGCCTATGCCGAGGCTGCCGCCCGTGCTGCTGAATGGCGCGAGGCGACGGGGGCCATGGAAATCCATGCCTATGACGCGCCGACCACCGTGGAAGGGCAGGGCACCTGCATTGCCGAGTGGGAGGATCAGGGCTTGCAGGCCGATACCGTGTTGATTGCCGTCGGCGGCGGTGGCTTGATCGCGGGGGCGCTGGGCTGGCTTTCGGGCGCACGCAAGGTCGTGGCGGTTGAGCCCGAGCGCGCTTGTGCCCTGAATGCGGCGCTTGTGGCTGGTGCGCCGGTGGATGTCGAGGTCGCGGGTGTTGCCGCCAATTCCCTTGGTGCGCGGCGTATTGGGCAGATCTGTTTCGATCTTGCGCAGGTGCAGGGGATCGAAAGGGTAACCGTCCGCGACCGGAATATTACACTGGCGCAAGAGGCGCTTTGGCGTGAGGCGCGGCAACTGGTGGAACCGGCGGGTGCCACGGCGCTGGCGGCACTGATGTCCGGGGCCTACAAGCCCGAGAAGGACGAGCGTGTGGCGGTGCTGATCTGTGGCGGCAATGTCGCCCCTGATCCACTGGCGTCATGA